In a genomic window of Phragmites australis chromosome 14, lpPhrAust1.1, whole genome shotgun sequence:
- the LOC133891469 gene encoding nuclear transcription factor Y subunit B-10-like: MLDSDNESGGPNNAEFSSPREQDRFLPIANVSRIMKKALPANAKISKDAKETVQECVSEFISFITGEASDKCQREKRKTINGDDLLWAMTTLGFEDYIEPLKLYLHKFRELEGEKMATGAVSSGSGSGLQQKDPPYTHNGAGGSGGAVGYGMYGGGGGGGGGGGGMIMMGQPMYGSPPAAAAAGYPQPPHHQMVMGAKGAYGHGSGPSSSPSGLGRQDRV; this comes from the coding sequence ATGCTGGACTCCGACAACGAGTCCGGCGGGCCGAACAACGCGGAGTTCTCGTCGCCGCGAGAGCAGGACAGGTTCCTGCCGATCGCGAACGTGAGCCGGATCATGAAGAAGGCGCTCCCGGCCAACGCCAAGATCTCCAAGGACGCCAAGGAGACGGTGCAGGAGTGCGTGTCGGAGTTCATCTCGTTCATCACCGGCGAGGCCTCCGACAAGTGCCAGCGCGAGAAGCGCAAGACCATCAACGGTGACGACCTCCTCTGGGCCATGACCACCCTAGGCTTCGAGGACTACATCGAGCCGCTCAAGCTCTACCTCCACAAGTTCCGCGAGCTCGAGGGCGAGAAGATGGCCACCGGCGCGGTctcctccggctccggctccggcttgCAGCAGAAGGACCCGCCGTACACGCACAATGGCGCCGGAGGCAGCGGCGGTGCCGTCGGCTACGGCATGtacggcgggggcgggggcgggggcgggggcggaggcGGCATGATCATGATGGGGCAGCCGATGTACGGGTCCccgccggccgcggccgcggcggggtACCCACAGCCGCCGCACCACCAGATGGTGATGGGTGCCAAAGGCGCGTACGGCCACGGCAGCgggccgtcgtcgtcgccgtcgggGCTCGGCAGGCAAGACAGGGTATGA